The Syntrophotalea acetylenivorans genome contains the following window.
GTGCGAGGCGACGAAGGGCAGCCGCTGTTTGTCGGCGACGATTCCAATGTTCAGGACGGGGTGGTCATTCACGCTCTGGAAACGGAAATGAACGGCAAAGAGGTCACCAAAAACCTCTATGAGGTTGAAGGGGAGAAATATGGCGTCTATGTCGGTCGCCGCGTTTCCCTGGCTCACCAGGTACAGATCCACGGCCCGGCCGTAGTCCTCGATGGAACTTTCGTCGGCATGAAAGCCCTGGTATTCAAATCCTTCGTCGGTAAGGGTTGCGTTATCGAACCCGGCGCCATTGTTATGGGCGTCTCCGTGGCCGATGGCTGCTATGTGCCGGCGGGCATGGTGTTGCGCACCCAGGAGGATGCCGACGCTCTGCCGTCCATCACCGATGATTATCCCTTCAAGAATCTGAACAACGGGGTCGTGCATGTCAACACAAACCTGGCTAAACAGTATCTGGCGGCCCAGAAAGCTTAAATATTGTAACGACCTGCCGTTTAATTTTCGAGAAAGAGGTTCATGGAAGCTGTTAGCGACCGACGGGAATTCCCGATTCTAAAATATCGTCAGGGGCAAACCAGCGAAGTATCGGACGTGGTGGTCGCTGAATACAACCTGGCGATTCAGGTCAACGGCAGGGATTTCGTTATTTTGCTCTGTACCCCCGTTCTCTGGACGACCTGGTGGTCGGCTTCCTTTTCTCCGAAGGGATCATTCAAGACCGCAGCGATCTGCAGGAGCTGACCATCGACGAGGCCCGGCAACAAGCCCGGGTGACCCTTGGAAAAGCGGCCGCCGCGCGCTTGAAGGACGATCAACCCTTTAGCCGCAAAACGGTACCGACGGCCGGCGGCAAAGGCCACTCCACCCTGGATACCGGCAGCATCCAGGCATTGACCGGACATTGTCGCGACGACTTTTCCATCGAGGCAACAAAGGTTCTGGAACTCATGGATCGGTTCAGCGGAAAATCCCAGCTGTTTCTCGATACCGGCGGGGTCCACAGCTGTGCCCTTTCCGACGGCAGCGACTTGTTGCTTTTTGAAGACGACATCGGCCGGCACAATGCCCTGGACAAGGTATTGGGCCATGCCATGATGCACGATATGCCGCTGCACGATAAAATCGTGCTCACCAGCGGCAGGATTT
Protein-coding sequences here:
- a CDS encoding carbonic anhydrase, whose product is MIEKNVVTDFCGKSSEPVIDATSYVHPLAAVIGNVILGKNIMVSPTAVVRGDEGQPLFVGDDSNVQDGVVIHALETEMNGKEVTKNLYEVEGEKYGVYVGRRVSLAHQVQIHGPAVVLDGTFVGMKALVFKSFVGKGCVIEPGAIVMGVSVADGCYVPAGMVLRTQEDADALPSITDDYPFKNLNNGVVHVNTNLAKQYLAAQKA
- the fdhD gene encoding formate dehydrogenase accessory sulfurtransferase FdhD — encoded protein: MVGFLFSEGIIQDRSDLQELTIDEARQQARVTLGKAAAARLKDDQPFSRKTVPTAGGKGHSTLDTGSIQALTGHCRDDFSIEATKVLELMDRFSGKSQLFLDTGGVHSCALSDGSDLLLFEDDIGRHNALDKVLGHAMMHDMPLHDKIVLTSGRISTEILAKVARRGIPAIISRSAPTSAAIEQAKALDMTLIGFARGNNFNVYTNFSCLTRD